Proteins encoded by one window of Arabidopsis thaliana chromosome 2, partial sequence:
- a CDS encoding basic helix-loop-helix (bHLH) DNA-binding superfamily protein produces the protein MATAMNVFSTKWSSELDIEEYSIIHQFHMNSLVGDVPQSLSSLDDTTTCYNLDASCNKSLVEERPSKILKTTHISPNLHPFSSSNPPPPKHQPSSRILSFEKTGLHVMNHNSPNLIFSPKDEEIGLPEHKKAELIIRGTKRAQSLTRSQSNAQDHILAERKRREKLTQRFVALSALIPGLKKMDKASVLGDAIKHIKYLQESVKEYEEQKKEKTMESVVLVKKSSLVLDENHQPSSSSSSDGNRNSSSSNLPEIEVRVSGKDVLIKILCEKQKGNVIKIMGEIEKLGLSITNSNVLPFGPTFDISIIAQNNNFDMKIEDVVKNLSFGLSKLT, from the exons ATGGCCACAGCGATGAACGTTTTCTCTACCAAATGGTCCTCCGAATTG GATATAGAAGAATATAGTATCATCCACCAATTCCACATGAACTCACTCGTCGGAGATGTTCCACAGTCTCTCTCATCTCTTGATGATACCACCACTTGTTATAACCTTGATGCTTCTTGTAATAAAAGTTTGGTAGAAGAAAGACCTTCAAAGATCCTCAAGACCACTCACATATCACCAAACTTAcatcctttttcttcttctaatcctcctcctccaaagCACCAGCCCTCTTCTAggattctttcttttgaaaagACAGGTTTACATGTTATGAATCACAACTCTCCAAACTTAATATTTAGCCCCAAGGACGAAGAAATTGGATTACCAGAGCATAAGAAAGCCGAGCTGATAATAAGAGGGACAAAGAGAGCTCAATCCTTGACTCGAAGCCAATCAAATGCTCAAGATCACATACTGGCAGAGAGAAAACGGAGAGAGAAGCTTACTCAAAGATTTGTAGCTCTTTCCGCGCTAATTCCTGGCCTAAAGAAG ATGGACAAGGCTTCTGTGTTGGGAGATGCAATAAAGCATATAAAGTACCTCCAAGAGAGTGTGAAAGAGTATGAGgaacaaaagaaggaaaagacaATGGAATCAGTGGTTCTTGTAAAGAAGTCTAGTCTGGTTTTAGATGAAAATCatcaaccatcatcatcatcttcctcagaTGGAAATCGCAATAGCTCGAGCTCAAATCTTCCAGAAATAGAAGTTAGGGTTTCAGGAAAAGATGTTCTTATTAAGATCCTATGCGAGAAGCAAAAGGGTAATGTGATCAAGATTATGGGGGAGATTGAAAAGCTTGGTTTGTCTATCACCAACAGCAATGTCTTGCCCTTTGGACCCACTTTTGACATCTCTATTATCGCTCAG AATAAcaattttgatatgaaaatcGAGGATGTTGTGAAGAACTTGAGTTTTGGCTTATCAAAGCTCACTTAA
- a CDS encoding Major facilitator superfamily protein, with protein sequence MVGLLIASPIFASLAKSFNPFRLIGVGLTVWTIAVLGCGSSFAFWFIVLCRMFVGVGEASFISLAAPFIDDNAPQEQKAAWLGLFYMCIPSGVALGYVYGGYVGKHFSWRYAFWGEAVLMAPFAVLGFLMKPLQLKGFPSSDSIKTVRSIEVMSPSVGSETLKNNNRLQVDNEIEHDQFEVSIETSKSSYANAVFKSFTGFAKDMKVLYKEKVFVVNVLGYVSYNFVIGAYSYWGPKAGYNIYKMKNADMIFGAVTIICGIVGTLSGGFILDRVTATIPNAFKLLSGATFLGAVFCFTAFTLKSLYGFIALFALGELLVFATQAPVNYVCLHCVKPSLRPLSMAISTVAIHIFGDVPSSPLVGIVQDHINSWRKTTLILTSILFLAAAIWFIGKINLNSFYSNDESFLVQIKLFVANLCFCKGYS encoded by the exons ATGGTTGGACTTCTTATTGCATCACCAATCTTTGCTTCATTGGCAAAAAG CTTCAATCCATTTAGACTTATTGGAGTAGGTTTAACTGTTTGGACTATTGCAGTTCTTGGCTGTGGCAGTTCCTTTGCCTTTTGGTTTATCGTCTTATGTCGTAT GTTCGTTGGTGTAGGTGAAGCTTCTTTCATTAGTCTTGCAGCTCCATTTATAGATGACAATGCTCCTCAAGAACAG AAAGCTGCATGGCTTGGACTGTTTTACATGTGTATACCAAGTGGTGTTGCTCTTGGTTATGTCTATGGCGGATAC GTAGGAAAACATTTTAGTTGGCGGTATGCGTTTTGGGGTGAAGCTGTTTTAATGGCTCCATTTGCTGTTCTTGGTTTTTTAATGAAACCTTTACAGTTAAAAG GGTTTCCTTCTAGTGATTCGATAAAGACGGTTAGATCAATTGAAGTAATGTCTCCATCAGTAG GATCAGAGACATTGAAAAACAACAATCGTCTTCAGGTTGATAATGAGATTGAGCATGACCAGTTTGAGGTCTCAATTGAAACTAGCAA GTCAAGTTATGCGAACGCGGTTTTCAAATCATTTACTGGCTTTGCAAAAGACATGAAAGTTCTGTATAAAGAAAAGGTCTTTGTTGTTAATGTCTTAG GTTATGTATCATACAATTTCGTTATAGGAGCATACTCATATTGGGGACCAAAGGCTGGTtataacatttataaaatg AAAAACGCAGATATGATCTTTGGGGCAGTAACTATCATTTGTGGGATCGTTGGAACATTATCAGGAGGCTTTATACTTGATCGTGTTACTGCTACAATTCCAAATGCTTTTAAG CTCTTATCCGGAGCAACATTTCTCGGGGCGGTATTTTGCTTCACTGCATTTACCCTGAAGAGTTTATACGGTTTCATCGCTCTCTTTGCTTTAGGAGAGCTTCTTGTGTTTGCTACACAG GCTCCTGTAAACTATGTGTGTTTGCATTGTGTGAAACCAAGTTTACGACCATTATCAATGGCTATATCCACCGTCGCAATTCACATATTCGGCGATGTTCCTTCTTCGCCTCTTGTCGGTATCGTTCAG GATCATATCAACAGTTGGAGAAAAACCACACTGATTCTTACATCGATTCTGTTCTTAGCTGCTGCAATATGGTTTATAGGTAAAATAAATCTCaattctttttattcaaatGATGAAAGCTTTCTGGTCCAAATCAAGCTTTTTGTTGCGAATTTGTGCTTTTGCAAGGGATATTCATAA
- a CDS encoding Major facilitator superfamily protein, producing MVTKEEDCLPPVTETTSRCYSTSSSTPLAELETVRSLEIVESSSSLSPVWLLVIFCIINLLNYMDRGAIASNGVNGSTRSCNDKGKCTLATGIQGHFNLSNFEDGVLSSSFMVGLLIASPIFASLAKSFNPFRLIGVGLTVWTIAVLGCGSSFAFWFIVLCRMFVGVGEASFISLAAPFIDDNAPQEQKAAWLGLFYMCIPSGVALGYVYGGYVGKHFSWRYAFWGEAVLMAPFAVLGFLMKPLQLKGFPSSDSIKTVRSIEVMSPSVGSETLKNNNRLQVDNEIEHDQFEVSIETSKSSYANAVFKSFTGFAKDMKVLYKEKVFVVNVLGYVSYNFVIGAYSYWGPKAGYNIYKMKNADMIFGAVTIICGIVGTLSGGFILDRVTATIPNAFKLLSGATFLGAVFCFTAFTLKSLYGFIALFALGELLVFATQAPVNYVCLHCVKPSLRPLSMAISTVAIHIFGDVPSSPLVGIVQDHINSWRKTTLILTSILFLAAAIWFIGKINLNSFYSNDESFLVQIKLFVANLCFCKGYS from the exons ATGGtgaccaaagaagaagattgccTTCCTCCTGTAACGGAGACCACGTCGAGATGTtattctacttcttcttctactcccCTTGCGGAGTTAGAGACTGTCCGAAGCTTAGAAATCGTcgaatcttcttcctctctctctcccgTTTG GTTACTGGTGATCTTTTGTATCATTAACTTGTTAAACTACATGGATCGTGGTGCGATAGCGAGCAATGGTGTCAATGGCAGTACCAGGAGTTGTAATGATAAGGGCAAATGCACTCTTGCAACTGGAATTCA GGGACATTTTAACCTAAGTAATTTCGAAGATGGTGTATTGTCATCTTCATTTATGGTTGGACTTCTTATTGCATCACCAATCTTTGCTTCATTGGCAAAAAG CTTCAATCCATTTAGACTTATTGGAGTAGGTTTAACTGTTTGGACTATTGCAGTTCTTGGCTGTGGCAGTTCCTTTGCCTTTTGGTTTATCGTCTTATGTCGTAT GTTCGTTGGTGTAGGTGAAGCTTCTTTCATTAGTCTTGCAGCTCCATTTATAGATGACAATGCTCCTCAAGAACAG AAAGCTGCATGGCTTGGACTGTTTTACATGTGTATACCAAGTGGTGTTGCTCTTGGTTATGTCTATGGCGGATAC GTAGGAAAACATTTTAGTTGGCGGTATGCGTTTTGGGGTGAAGCTGTTTTAATGGCTCCATTTGCTGTTCTTGGTTTTTTAATGAAACCTTTACAGTTAAAAG GGTTTCCTTCTAGTGATTCGATAAAGACGGTTAGATCAATTGAAGTAATGTCTCCATCAGTAG GATCAGAGACATTGAAAAACAACAATCGTCTTCAGGTTGATAATGAGATTGAGCATGACCAGTTTGAGGTCTCAATTGAAACTAGCAA GTCAAGTTATGCGAACGCGGTTTTCAAATCATTTACTGGCTTTGCAAAAGACATGAAAGTTCTGTATAAAGAAAAGGTCTTTGTTGTTAATGTCTTAG GTTATGTATCATACAATTTCGTTATAGGAGCATACTCATATTGGGGACCAAAGGCTGGTtataacatttataaaatg AAAAACGCAGATATGATCTTTGGGGCAGTAACTATCATTTGTGGGATCGTTGGAACATTATCAGGAGGCTTTATACTTGATCGTGTTACTGCTACAATTCCAAATGCTTTTAAG CTCTTATCCGGAGCAACATTTCTCGGGGCGGTATTTTGCTTCACTGCATTTACCCTGAAGAGTTTATACGGTTTCATCGCTCTCTTTGCTTTAGGAGAGCTTCTTGTGTTTGCTACACAG GCTCCTGTAAACTATGTGTGTTTGCATTGTGTGAAACCAAGTTTACGACCATTATCAATGGCTATATCCACCGTCGCAATTCACATATTCGGCGATGTTCCTTCTTCGCCTCTTGTCGGTATCGTTCAG GATCATATCAACAGTTGGAGAAAAACCACACTGATTCTTACATCGATTCTGTTCTTAGCTGCTGCAATATGGTTTATAGGTAAAATAAATCTCaattctttttattcaaatGATGAAAGCTTTCTGGTCCAAATCAAGCTTTTTGTTGCGAATTTGTGCTTTTGCAAGGGATATTCATAA
- a CDS encoding basic helix-loop-helix (bHLH) DNA-binding superfamily protein, which produces MATAMNVFSTKWSSELDIEEYSIIHQFHMNSLVGDVPQSLSSLDDTTTCYNLDASCNKSLVEERPSKILKTTHISPNLHPFSSSNPPPPKHQPSSRILSFEKTGLHVMNHNSPNLIFSPKDEEIGLPEHKKAELIIRGTKRAQSLTRSQSNAQDHILAERKRREKLTQRFVALSALIPGLKKMDKASVLGDAIKHIKYLQESVKEYEEQKKEKTMESVVLVKKSSLVLDENHQPSSSSSSDGNRNSSSSNLPEIEVRVSGKDVLIKILCEKQKGNVIKIMGEIEKLGLSITNSNVLPFGPTFDISIIAQKNNNFDMKIEDVVKNLSFGLSKLT; this is translated from the exons ATGGCCACAGCGATGAACGTTTTCTCTACCAAATGGTCCTCCGAATTG GATATAGAAGAATATAGTATCATCCACCAATTCCACATGAACTCACTCGTCGGAGATGTTCCACAGTCTCTCTCATCTCTTGATGATACCACCACTTGTTATAACCTTGATGCTTCTTGTAATAAAAGTTTGGTAGAAGAAAGACCTTCAAAGATCCTCAAGACCACTCACATATCACCAAACTTAcatcctttttcttcttctaatcctcctcctccaaagCACCAGCCCTCTTCTAggattctttcttttgaaaagACAGGTTTACATGTTATGAATCACAACTCTCCAAACTTAATATTTAGCCCCAAGGACGAAGAAATTGGATTACCAGAGCATAAGAAAGCCGAGCTGATAATAAGAGGGACAAAGAGAGCTCAATCCTTGACTCGAAGCCAATCAAATGCTCAAGATCACATACTGGCAGAGAGAAAACGGAGAGAGAAGCTTACTCAAAGATTTGTAGCTCTTTCCGCGCTAATTCCTGGCCTAAAGAAG ATGGACAAGGCTTCTGTGTTGGGAGATGCAATAAAGCATATAAAGTACCTCCAAGAGAGTGTGAAAGAGTATGAGgaacaaaagaaggaaaagacaATGGAATCAGTGGTTCTTGTAAAGAAGTCTAGTCTGGTTTTAGATGAAAATCatcaaccatcatcatcatcttcctcagaTGGAAATCGCAATAGCTCGAGCTCAAATCTTCCAGAAATAGAAGTTAGGGTTTCAGGAAAAGATGTTCTTATTAAGATCCTATGCGAGAAGCAAAAGGGTAATGTGATCAAGATTATGGGGGAGATTGAAAAGCTTGGTTTGTCTATCACCAACAGCAATGTCTTGCCCTTTGGACCCACTTTTGACATCTCTATTATCGCTCAG AAGAATAAcaattttgatatgaaaatcGAGGATGTTGTGAAGAACTTGAGTTTTGGCTTATCAAAGCTCACTTAA
- a CDS encoding basic helix-loop-helix (bHLH) DNA-binding superfamily protein (basic helix-loop-helix (bHLH) DNA-binding superfamily protein; FUNCTIONS IN: DNA binding, sequence-specific DNA binding transcription factor activity; INVOLVED IN: regulation of transcription; LOCATED IN: nucleus; EXPRESSED IN: sepal; EXPRESSED DURING: petal differentiation and expansion stage; CONTAINS InterPro DOMAIN/s: Helix-loop-helix DNA-binding domain (InterPro:IPR001092), Helix-loop-helix DNA-binding (InterPro:IPR011598); BEST Arabidopsis thaliana protein match is: basic helix-loop-helix (bHLH) DNA-binding superfamily protein (TAIR:AT4G37850.1); Has 2969 Blast hits to 2956 proteins in 169 species: Archae - 0; Bacteria - 0; Metazoa - 46; Fungi - 46; Plants - 2869; Viruses - 0; Other Eukaryotes - 8 (source: NCBI BLink).), which translates to MNSLVGDVPQSLSSLDDTTTCYNLDASCNKSLVEERPSKILKTTHISPNLHPFSSSNPPPPKHQPSSRILSFEKTGLHVMNHNSPNLIFSPKDEEIGLPEHKKAELIIRGTKRAQSLTRSQSNAQDHILAERKRREKLTQRFVALSALIPGLKKMDKASVLGDAIKHIKYLQESVKEYEEQKKEKTMESVVLVKKSSLVLDENHQPSSSSSSDGNRNSSSSNLPEIEVRVSGKDVLIKILCEKQKGNVIKIMGEIEKLGLSITNSNVLPFGPTFDISIIAQNNNFDMKIEDVVKNLSFGLSKLT; encoded by the exons ATGAACTCACTCGTCGGAGATGTTCCACAGTCTCTCTCATCTCTTGATGATACCACCACTTGTTATAACCTTGATGCTTCTTGTAATAAAAGTTTGGTAGAAGAAAGACCTTCAAAGATCCTCAAGACCACTCACATATCACCAAACTTAcatcctttttcttcttctaatcctcctcctccaaagCACCAGCCCTCTTCTAggattctttcttttgaaaagACAGGTTTACATGTTATGAATCACAACTCTCCAAACTTAATATTTAGCCCCAAGGACGAAGAAATTGGATTACCAGAGCATAAGAAAGCCGAGCTGATAATAAGAGGGACAAAGAGAGCTCAATCCTTGACTCGAAGCCAATCAAATGCTCAAGATCACATACTGGCAGAGAGAAAACGGAGAGAGAAGCTTACTCAAAGATTTGTAGCTCTTTCCGCGCTAATTCCTGGCCTAAAGAAG ATGGACAAGGCTTCTGTGTTGGGAGATGCAATAAAGCATATAAAGTACCTCCAAGAGAGTGTGAAAGAGTATGAGgaacaaaagaaggaaaagacaATGGAATCAGTGGTTCTTGTAAAGAAGTCTAGTCTGGTTTTAGATGAAAATCatcaaccatcatcatcatcttcctcagaTGGAAATCGCAATAGCTCGAGCTCAAATCTTCCAGAAATAGAAGTTAGGGTTTCAGGAAAAGATGTTCTTATTAAGATCCTATGCGAGAAGCAAAAGGGTAATGTGATCAAGATTATGGGGGAGATTGAAAAGCTTGGTTTGTCTATCACCAACAGCAATGTCTTGCCCTTTGGACCCACTTTTGACATCTCTATTATCGCTCAG AATAAcaattttgatatgaaaatcGAGGATGTTGTGAAGAACTTGAGTTTTGGCTTATCAAAGCTCACTTAA
- the SUVH6 gene encoding SU(VAR)3-9 homolog 6 (SU(VAR)3-9 homolog 6 (SUVH6); FUNCTIONS IN: methyl-CpNpG binding, methyltransferase activity, methyl-CpG binding, methyl-CpNpN binding; INVOLVED IN: histone methylation; LOCATED IN: nucleus; EXPRESSED IN: 24 plant structures; EXPRESSED DURING: 15 growth stages; CONTAINS InterPro DOMAIN/s: SET domain (InterPro:IPR001214), SRA-YDG (InterPro:IPR003105), Pre-SET zinc-binding sub-group (InterPro:IPR003606), Pre-SET domain (InterPro:IPR007728), Post-SET domain (InterPro:IPR003616); BEST Arabidopsis thaliana protein match is: SU(VAR)3-9 homolog 5 (TAIR:AT2G35160.1); Has 4885 Blast hits to 4696 proteins in 447 species: Archae - 0; Bacteria - 363; Metazoa - 2323; Fungi - 494; Plants - 1133; Viruses - 0; Other Eukaryotes - 572 (source: NCBI BLink).) — translation MEMGVMENLMVHTEISKVKSQSNGEVEKRGVSVLENGGVCKLDRMSGLKFKRRKVFAVRDFPPGCGSRAMEVKIACENGNVVEDVKVVESLVKEEESLGQRDASENVSDIRMAEPVEVQPLRICLPGGDVVRDLSVTAGDECSNSEQIVAGSGVSSSSGTENIVRDIVVYADESSLGMDNLDQTQPLEIEMSDVAVAKPRLVAGRKKAKKGIACHSSLKVVSREFGEGSRKKKSKKNLYWRDRESLDSPEQLRILGVGTSSGSSSGDSSRNKVKETLRLFHGVCRKILQEDEAKPEDQRRKGKGLRIDFEASTILKRNGKFLNSGVHILGEVPGVEVGDEFQYRMELNILGIHKPSQAGIDYMKYGKAKVATSIVASGGYDDHLDNSDVLTYTGQGGNVMQVKKKGEELKEPEDQKLITGNLALATSIEKQTPVRVIRGKHKSTHDKSKGGNYVYDGLYLVEKYWQQVGSHGMNVFKFQLRRIPGQPELSWVEVKKSKSKYREGLCKLDISEGKEQSPISAVNEIDDEKPPLFTYTVKLIYPDWCRPVPPKSCCCTTRCTEAEARVCACVEKNGGEIPYNFDGAIVGAKPTIYECGPLCKCPSSCYLRVTQHGIKLPLEIFKTKSRGWGVRCLKSIPIGSFICEYVGELLEDSEAERRIGNDEYLFDIGNRYDNSLAQGMSELMLGTQAGRSMAEGDESSGFTIDAASKGNVGRFINHSCSPNLYAQNVLYDHEDSRIPHVMFFAQDNIPPLQELCYDYNYALDQVRDSKGNIKQKPCFCGAAVCRRRLY, via the coding sequence ATGGAAATGGGAGTTATGGAGAATTTGATGGTACATACGGAGATATCAAAGGTTAAGTCTCAGAGCAATGGTGAGGTGGAGAAACGAGGAGTGTCAGTTTTGGAGAATGGTGGTGTTTGCAAGCTTGATCGAATGAGTGGGCTTAAGTTTAAGCGTCGGAAGGTTTTTGCTGTGAGGGACTTTCCACCGGGTTGTGGTTCGAGAGCAATGGAAGTGAAGATTGCTTGTGAGAATGGGAATGTTGTTGAAGATGTTAAGGTTGTTGAGTCTTTGGTTAAAGAGGAGGAGAGTTTGGGGCAGAGAGATGCCTCTGAAAACGTGAGTGATATCAGAATGGCTGAGCCGGTGGAGGTTCAGCCTCTGAGAATTTGTTTGCCAGGAGGTGATGTGGTAAGAGACTTGTCTGTTACCGCGGGAGACGAGTGTTCAAACAGTGAACAGATTGTGGCGGGTTCTGGTGTTAGCAGCAGCAGCGGAACTGAAAACATTGTCAGGGATATCGTTGTTTACGCAGATGAGAGCAGTCTAGGAATGGATAATTTGGATCAAACTCAGCCGCTAGAAATTGAAATGTCAGATGTTGCAGTTGCAAAACCGAGGCTTGTTGCGGGTAGAAAGAAGGCAAAGAAAGGAATTGCATGTCATTCATCCTTGAAGGTTGTTAGCCGAGAGTTTGGTGAAGGAtctaggaagaagaagagtaagaagaatTTATATTGGCGTGATAGGGAAAGTCTGGATTCTCCTGAGCAGCTTCGGATACTAGGTGTTGGGACAAGCAGCGGTTCAAGCAGCGGTGATAGTAGTCGGAACAAAGTAAAGGAAACTCTACGTCTTTTCCATGGCGTTTGCAGAAAGATTCTGCAGGAGGATGAAGCAAAGCCTGAGGACCAAAGGAGAAAAGGTAAAGGTCTTAGAATAGATTTTGAGGCTTCGACCATTCTCAAAAGGAATGGCAAATTTCTCAACTCTGGTGTGCATATTTTGGGAGAAGTGCCTGGGGTTGAGGTTGGTGATGAGTTCCAATATAGGATGGAGCTGAACATTCTTGGTATACATAAACCAAGCCAGGCCGGTATCGATTATATGAAATATGGTAAGGCCAAAGTTGCGACAAGTATTGTAGCCTCTGGAGGGTATGACGACCATCTGGATAACTCGGATGTCTTGACCTACACTGGTCAAGGCGGAAACGTGATGcaagtaaagaagaagggAGAGGAACTGAAAGAGCCTGAAGACCAAAAGCTTATTACCGGAAACCTCGCGTTAGCAACCAgcatagaaaaacaaacccCTGTGCGTGTCATTAGAGGCAAACATAAGTCAACTCATGATAAATCAAAAGGTGGAAATTATGTTTACGACGGATTATATCTTGTGGAAAAGTATTGGCAACAAGTCGGATCTCACGGTATGAATGTCTTCAAGTTTCAACTTAGGCGCATACCTGGACAACCTGAACTTTCTTGGGTAGAGGTGAAGAAATCTAAGTCAAAATACCGGGAAGGTCTATGCAAGCTTGACATCTCAGAAGGGAAAGAGCAGTCACCCATTAGCGCTGTGAACGAAATAGACGACGAGAAACCGCCTTTGTTCACCTACACTGTTAAACTGATTTACCCAGATTGGTGCAGACCAGTTCCTCCAAAGTCATGCTGTTGCACCACGCGCTGCACCGAAGCTGAAGCGAGGGTGTGCGCTTGTGTGGAGAAAAACGGTGGAGAGATACCGTACAACTTCGATGGAGCCATTGTTGGTGCAAAACCTACTATCTATGAATGTGGCCCACTCTGCAAATGCCCTTCTAGTTGCTACCTAAGAGTCACACAGCATGGGATCAAGTTACCGCTTGAGATCTTCAAAACCAAGTCAAGAGGTTGGGGAGTGAGATGTCTTAAGTCGATCCCTATTGGTAGCTTCATATGTGAATACGTTGGTGAACTTTTAGAGGATAGTGAAGCAGAAAGAAGAATCGGGAACGACGAGTATCTCTTTGATATTGGTAACAGATATGATAACTCTTTAGCTCAAGGGATGTCAGAGCTAATGCTGGGGACACAGGCAGGCCGATCTATGGCAGAAGGTGATGAGTCGAGTGGATTCACCATTGATGCAGCAAGTAAGGGTAATGTTGGGAGGTTCATAAACCATAGCTGCTCGCCAAATCTGTACGCCCAAAACGTTTTGTATGATCATGAAGACTCTAGAATCCCTCACGTGATGTTCTTCGCACAGGACAATATACCTCCGCTTCAAGAACTCTGTTACGACTACAATTACGCGCTCGATCAGGTACGTGACTCTAAGGGTAATATCAAGCAGAAACCTTGCTTTTGTGGTGCTGCCGTATGTAGGCGTAGGCTCTATTGA
- a CDS encoding basic helix-loop-helix (bHLH) DNA-binding superfamily protein, giving the protein MNVFSTKWSSELDIEEYSIIHQFHMNSLVGDVPQSLSSLDDTTTCYNLDASCNKSLVEERPSKILKTTHISPNLHPFSSSNPPPPKHQPSSRILSFEKTGLHVMNHNSPNLIFSPKDEEIGLPEHKKAELIIRGTKRAQSLTRSQSNAQDHILAERKRREKLTQRFVALSALIPGLKKMDKASVLGDAIKHIKYLQESVKEYEEQKKEKTMESVVLVKKSSLVLDENHQPSSSSSSDGNRNSSSSNLPEIEVRVSGKDVLIKILCEKQKGNVIKIMGEIEKLGLSITNSNVLPFGPTFDISIIAQKNNNFDMKIEDVVKNLSFGLSKLT; this is encoded by the exons ATGAACGTTTTCTCTACCAAATGGTCCTCCGAATTG GATATAGAAGAATATAGTATCATCCACCAATTCCACATGAACTCACTCGTCGGAGATGTTCCACAGTCTCTCTCATCTCTTGATGATACCACCACTTGTTATAACCTTGATGCTTCTTGTAATAAAAGTTTGGTAGAAGAAAGACCTTCAAAGATCCTCAAGACCACTCACATATCACCAAACTTAcatcctttttcttcttctaatcctcctcctccaaagCACCAGCCCTCTTCTAggattctttcttttgaaaagACAGGTTTACATGTTATGAATCACAACTCTCCAAACTTAATATTTAGCCCCAAGGACGAAGAAATTGGATTACCAGAGCATAAGAAAGCCGAGCTGATAATAAGAGGGACAAAGAGAGCTCAATCCTTGACTCGAAGCCAATCAAATGCTCAAGATCACATACTGGCAGAGAGAAAACGGAGAGAGAAGCTTACTCAAAGATTTGTAGCTCTTTCCGCGCTAATTCCTGGCCTAAAGAAG ATGGACAAGGCTTCTGTGTTGGGAGATGCAATAAAGCATATAAAGTACCTCCAAGAGAGTGTGAAAGAGTATGAGgaacaaaagaaggaaaagacaATGGAATCAGTGGTTCTTGTAAAGAAGTCTAGTCTGGTTTTAGATGAAAATCatcaaccatcatcatcatcttcctcagaTGGAAATCGCAATAGCTCGAGCTCAAATCTTCCAGAAATAGAAGTTAGGGTTTCAGGAAAAGATGTTCTTATTAAGATCCTATGCGAGAAGCAAAAGGGTAATGTGATCAAGATTATGGGGGAGATTGAAAAGCTTGGTTTGTCTATCACCAACAGCAATGTCTTGCCCTTTGGACCCACTTTTGACATCTCTATTATCGCTCAG AAGAATAAcaattttgatatgaaaatcGAGGATGTTGTGAAGAACTTGAGTTTTGGCTTATCAAAGCTCACTTAA